A region of the Pseudomonas sp. A34-9 genome:
TGAAAGCCGGTACCACGTTCCTGAACGAGTACTACGCTGTCGACCTGGTGAAAAACCAGGAAGGCGAATTCGTCGGTGTGATCGCCATCTGCATCGAAACCGGCGAAACCACCTACATCCGCGCCAAGGCCACCGTACTGGCTACCGGCGGTGCAGGGCGTATCTACGCGTCCACCACCAACGCCCTGATCAACACCGGTGACGGCGTCGGCATGGCTCTGCGTGCTGGCGTGCCGGTACAAGACATCGAAATGTGGCAGTTCCACCCGACCGGCATCGCCGGCGCCGGTGTACTGGTTACAGAAGGTTGCCGTGGTGAAGGTGGTTACCTGATCAACAAGCACGGCGAGCGTTTCATGGAGCGTTATGCTCCGAACGCCAAAGACCTTGCCGGTCGTGACGTGGTTGCCCGTTCGATGGTTAAAGAAATCATCGCCGGCAACGGTTGCGGTCCGAATGGCGACCACGTAATGCTCAAACTCGACCACTTGGGCGAGGAAGTGCTGCACAGTCGTCTGCCAGGCATCTGCGAACTGTCGAAGACGTTTGCTCACGTTGACCCGGTTGTTGCGCCGGTTCCGGTTGTTCCGACTTGCCACTATATGATGGGCGGCGTTGCCACCAACATTCACGGCCAGGCGATCACCCAGAACGCCGAAGGCGTGGATCAGATCATTCCTGGTCTGTTCGCGGTAGGTGAAGTGGCTTGCGTATCGGTGCACGGTGCCAACCGTCTGGGCGGCAACTCGCTGCTCGACCTGGTGGTATTCGGCCGCGCTGCCGGCCTGCACCTGGAAAAAGCCCTGACCGACGGCATCGAATACGACGACGCTACCGAAGCCGATATCGAAGCTGCCCTGTCGCGTCTGAACGCGCTGAACAGCCGTACTGATGGCGAAGACGTAGCAACCCTGCGTCGCGAGCTGCAAAGCTGCATGCAGAACTACTTCGGCGTATTCCGTACCGGCGAATACATGCAGAAAGGTATCGCTCAGCTCGCTGACCTGCGTACCCGCATCGCCAACGTGAAGATCAACGATAAGTCGCAGGCGTTCAACACTGCCCGTATCGAAGCGCTGGAACTGCAAAACCTGCTGGAAGTGGCTGAAGCTACCGCCATCGCTGCCGAAGTCCGTAAAGAGTCGCGCGGCGCTCACGCCCGTGAAGACTTCGAAGATCGTGACGACGAAAACTGGCTGTGCCACACCCTGTACTTCCCGGGTGACAAGCGCGTCACCAAGCGTGCCGTGAACTTCTCGCCGAAGACTGTTCCGACTTTCGAACCTAAAGTCCGGACTTATTAAGGGTGACCGCCATGTTGCAAGTCAGTGTTTATCGCTACAACCCTGATCAGGACGCTGCGCCGTTCATGCAGGAATTCCAGGTCGATACCGGTGGTAAAGACCTGATGGTGCTGGACGTGCTGGCCCTGATCAAAGAGCAGGACGAGGGTTTCTCCTACCGTCGCTCTTGCCGTGAAGGCGTCTGCGGCTCCGACGGCATGAACATCAACGGCAAGAACGGTCTGGCGTGCATCACGCCGCTGTCCGCCGTTGTAAAAGGTAACAAGTTGATCGTTCGTCCGCTGCCAGGTTTGCCGGTTATCCGTGACCTGGTCGTCGATATGAGCATCTTCTACAAGCAATACGAGAAGGTGAAGCCTTACCTGCAGAACGACACGCCGGCTCCGGCCATCGAGCGTCTGCAGTCGCCAGAAGAGCGTGAAAAGCTCGACGGTCTGTACGAGTGCATCCTGTGCGCTTGCTGCTCGACCTCTTGCCCGTCCTTCTGGTGGAACCCGGACAAGTTCCTGGGTCCAGCTGCGCTGCTGCAAGCTTATCGCTTCCTGGCAGACAGCCGTGACACCAAGACCAACGAGCGTCTGGCTTCGCTCGATGACCCGTTCAGCGTCTTCCGCTGCCGGGGCATCATGAACTGCGTCAACGTATGTCCGAAAGGCCTGAACCCGACTAAGGCCATCGGTCACATCCGTAACATGTTGCTTTCGAGCGGCGTGTGATTCAGCTGCTGTAACCGCTGTACCGTAGAGGCTGTGGCGCGGGCTTCAACCCGCGTCATGGCTATAACCAGAGCAGTAGCCACAAGCTGCCGCTCTTATTTTGAAGAAATGAGACAAGCAGGGGCATCCGGGCTGGTACCCGGACTATCAGTGTGATCCTAAGTGGCTTGTTTTAGTCGCTGCATTCGGACTTCTGCAAGTTTGCTCGGTGTCGACATCGATGGTGTTCCCCTAACCGAGGGTGACCAAGCATGCAAGAAAGCGTGATGCAGCGCATGTGGAACAGCGCCTACCTTTCAGGTGGAAACGCTGCCTATGTGGAAGAGCTTTACGAGCTCTACCTGCACGACCCTAACGCTGTGCCAGAAGAGTGGCGCACCTACTTTCAGAAGTTGCCTGCCGACGGCAACTCTGCCACTGATGTTTCGCACTCCACAATTCGCGATCATTTCGTGCTGCTGGCAAAGAACCAGCGCCGCGCTCAACCGGTTTCCGCCGGGAGCGTGAGCAGTGAGCACGAGAAGAAGCAAGTTGAAGTGCTGCGATTGATCCAGGCCTACCGTATGCGTGGCCACCAGGCAGCCCAGCTTGACCCGCTGGGGCTGTGGCAGCGTCCTGCACCTGCAGACCTGTCGATCAATCATTACGGCTTGACCAATGCCGATCTTGATACGACCTTCCGTGCCGGCGACCTGTTCATCGGCAAAGAGGAAGCGAGCCTACGCGAAATTCACGAAGCGTTGCAGCAGACATATTGCCGCACCATCGGCGCTGAATTTACGCACATCACCGATTCCGAGCAGCGCCAGTGGTTCCAGCAGCGTCTGGAGAGCGTGCGTGGTCGTCCGACGTACTCCGCCGACATCAAGAGCCACCTGCTTGAGCGCGTGACTGCCGGTGAAGGCCTGGAAAAATACCTGGGCACCAAATACCCGGGCACCAAGCGTTTCGGTCTGGAAGGCGGCGAAAGCCTGATTCCGATGCTCGACGAACTGATCCAGCGTTCCGGTTCCTACGGCACCAAGGAAGTCGTCATCGGCATGGCCCACCGTGGTCGTCTGAACGTGCTGGTCAATACCTTCGGCAAGAACCCGCGCGAGCTGTTCGACGAGTTCGAAGGCAAGAAGAAGGTCGAGCTGGGTTCCGGTGACGTTAAATACCACCAGGGCTTCTCGTCCAACGTGATGACCGCCGGCGGTGAAGTTCACCTGGCCATGGCGTTCAACCCGTCCCACCTGGAAATCGTTTCCCCGGTGGTAGAAGGTTCGGTGCGCGCCCGTCAGGATCGTCGTAACGACCCGACCGGTGAGAAAGTTCTGCCGATCTCCATCCACGGTGACGCTGCATTCGCAGGTCAGGGCGTGGTCATGGAAACCTTCCAGATGTCGCAGACCCGCGGTTTCAAGACCGGCGGTACCGTGCACATCGTGATCAACAACCAGGTCGGTTTCACCATCAGCAACCCGCTGGACTCGCGCTCCACCGAGTACGCCACCGACGTTGCCAAGATGATCCAGGCGCCGATCCTCCATGTGAATGGTGATGATCCGGAAGCCGTGTTGTTCGTGACCCAGCTGGCCATCGATTACCGCATGCAGTTCAAGCGTGACGTCGTCATCGACCTGGTCTGCTACCGTCGTCGCGGCCACAACGAGGCCGACGAGCCAAGCGGCACCCAGCCTCTGATGTATCAGCAGATCACCAAGCAGCGCACCACCCGTGAGCTGTACGCTGATCGTCTGACCCAGGGCGGTGTTCTTGACGCAGAGCGTGTTCAGGCGAAAGTCGACGAATACCGCAACGCGCTGGACAACGGTCTGCACGTAGTGAAATCGCTGGTCAAAGAGCCGAACAAAGAGCTGTTCGTGGACTGGCGTCCGTATCTGGGCCACGCCTGGACTGCGCGTCACGACACTCGCTTTGATCTGAAGACCTTGCAAGAACTGTCCGCCAAGCTGCTGGAAATTCCGGAAGGCTTCGTGGTTCAGCGTCAGGTCGCGAAGATCTACGAAGACCGTCAGAAGATGCAAGCCGGCGGCCTGCCGATCAACTGGGGTTACGCCGAAACCATGGCGTACGCGACCCTGGCGTTCGAAGGTCACCCGATCCGCATGACGGGTCAGGACATCGGCCGCGGTACGTTCTCGCACCGTCACGCTGTGTTGCACAACCAG
Encoded here:
- the sdhA gene encoding succinate dehydrogenase flavoprotein subunit, which translates into the protein MANIPTISFDAIIIGGGGAGMRAALQLAQGGHKTAVITKVFPTRSHTVSAQGGITCAIASADPNDDWRWHMYDTVKGSDYIGDQDAIEYMCQEGPAAVFELDHMGLPFSRTEQGRIYQRPFGGQSKDYGKGGQAARTCAASDRTGHALLHTLYQGNLKAGTTFLNEYYAVDLVKNQEGEFVGVIAICIETGETTYIRAKATVLATGGAGRIYASTTNALINTGDGVGMALRAGVPVQDIEMWQFHPTGIAGAGVLVTEGCRGEGGYLINKHGERFMERYAPNAKDLAGRDVVARSMVKEIIAGNGCGPNGDHVMLKLDHLGEEVLHSRLPGICELSKTFAHVDPVVAPVPVVPTCHYMMGGVATNIHGQAITQNAEGVDQIIPGLFAVGEVACVSVHGANRLGGNSLLDLVVFGRAAGLHLEKALTDGIEYDDATEADIEAALSRLNALNSRTDGEDVATLRRELQSCMQNYFGVFRTGEYMQKGIAQLADLRTRIANVKINDKSQAFNTARIEALELQNLLEVAEATAIAAEVRKESRGAHAREDFEDRDDENWLCHTLYFPGDKRVTKRAVNFSPKTVPTFEPKVRTY
- a CDS encoding succinate dehydrogenase iron-sulfur subunit; protein product: MLQVSVYRYNPDQDAAPFMQEFQVDTGGKDLMVLDVLALIKEQDEGFSYRRSCREGVCGSDGMNINGKNGLACITPLSAVVKGNKLIVRPLPGLPVIRDLVVDMSIFYKQYEKVKPYLQNDTPAPAIERLQSPEEREKLDGLYECILCACCSTSCPSFWWNPDKFLGPAALLQAYRFLADSRDTKTNERLASLDDPFSVFRCRGIMNCVNVCPKGLNPTKAIGHIRNMLLSSGV
- a CDS encoding 2-oxoglutarate dehydrogenase E1 component, whose amino-acid sequence is MQESVMQRMWNSAYLSGGNAAYVEELYELYLHDPNAVPEEWRTYFQKLPADGNSATDVSHSTIRDHFVLLAKNQRRAQPVSAGSVSSEHEKKQVEVLRLIQAYRMRGHQAAQLDPLGLWQRPAPADLSINHYGLTNADLDTTFRAGDLFIGKEEASLREIHEALQQTYCRTIGAEFTHITDSEQRQWFQQRLESVRGRPTYSADIKSHLLERVTAGEGLEKYLGTKYPGTKRFGLEGGESLIPMLDELIQRSGSYGTKEVVIGMAHRGRLNVLVNTFGKNPRELFDEFEGKKKVELGSGDVKYHQGFSSNVMTAGGEVHLAMAFNPSHLEIVSPVVEGSVRARQDRRNDPTGEKVLPISIHGDAAFAGQGVVMETFQMSQTRGFKTGGTVHIVINNQVGFTISNPLDSRSTEYATDVAKMIQAPILHVNGDDPEAVLFVTQLAIDYRMQFKRDVVIDLVCYRRRGHNEADEPSGTQPLMYQQITKQRTTRELYADRLTQGGVLDAERVQAKVDEYRNALDNGLHVVKSLVKEPNKELFVDWRPYLGHAWTARHDTRFDLKTLQELSAKLLEIPEGFVVQRQVAKIYEDRQKMQAGGLPINWGYAETMAYATLAFEGHPIRMTGQDIGRGTFSHRHAVLHNQKDAGTYIPLQHLYDGQPRFDLYDSFLSEEAVLAFEYGYSTTTPDALVIWEAQFGDFANGAQVVIDQFITSGEHKWGRLCGLTMLLPHGYEGQGPEHSSARLERYLQLCAEHNIQVAVPTTPAQIYHLLRRQVIRPLRKPLIVLTPKSLLRHKLAISTLEDLAEGSFQTVIPEIDALDPKKVERVVLCSGKVYYDLLEKRRAEGREDIAIVRIEQLYPFPEDDLKEVLAPYTNVKNAVWCQEEPMNQGAWYCSQHHLRRSIGNLDKSLVLEYAGREASAAPACGYASMHAEQQEKLLQDAFTI